A genome region from Populus alba chromosome 5, ASM523922v2, whole genome shotgun sequence includes the following:
- the LOC118029272 gene encoding uncharacterized protein isoform X4: protein MRSSMASLTATLLLVAISLSLPSQTAANYEYSSPPPPKKSPPPPPPPYHYKSPPPPPPVHSPPPPPHPYKYKSPPPPPPVHKSPPPPKKPYKYKSPPPPPVHSPPPLAHPYKYKSPPPPPPVYKYKSPPPLPPVYKSPPPPPKKPYKYKSPPPPPIYKSPPPPPVYKSPPPPPEKPYKYKSPPPPPPVYKSPPPPPPKKPYKYKSPPPPPTPVYKYKSPPPPPVYKSPPPPHYIYASPPPPHHY from the exons ATGAGGTCTTCAATGGCCTCTCTTACCGCTACTCTTCTACTGGTAGCAATCTCTCTCAGCTTGCCATCACAAACCGCAGCAAACTACGAATACTCCTCTCCTCCACCTCCTAAGAAATcgcctccaccaccacctcctccttaCCATTACAAATCCCCACCGCCCCCTCCTCCAGTGCattctcctccaccaccaccacacccTTACAAGTACAAGTCCCCTCCACCTCCTCCACCGGTGCATAAGTCTCCACCACCACCCAAAAAGCCCTACAAGTACAAGTCACCACCGCCTCCTCCAGTTCATTCTCCACCACCACTAGCACATCCTTACAAGTACAAGTCTCCACCCCCTCCTCCACCAGTTTACAAATACaagtctcctcctcctctaccACCAGTTTACAAGTCACCTCCCCCACCACCCAAGAAGCCGTACAAGTATAAATCTCCCCCACCACCTCCAATTTACaagtctcctcctcctccaccagtTTACAAGTCACCACCCCCACCACCCGAGAAGCCATACAAGTACAAGTCTCCCCCACCACCTCCTCCAGTTTACaagtctcctcctccacctcctcccAAGAAGCCTTACAAATACAAGTCTCCCCCACCACCTCCTACTCCAGTTTATAAATACaagtctcctc caccaccaccagtatacaagtcaccaccaccaccccatTACATTTACGCATCACCCCCTCCACCTCACCATTACTAG
- the LOC118029272 gene encoding uncharacterized protein isoform X3, with product MRSSMASLTATLLLVAISLSLPSQTAANYEYSSPPPPKKSPPPPPPPYHYKSPPPPPPVHSPPPPPHPYKYKSPPPPPPVHKSPPPPKKPYKYKSPPPPPVHSPPPLAHPYKYKSPPPPPPVYKYKSPPPLPPVYKSPPPPPKKPYKYKSPPPPPIYKSPPPPPVYKSPPPPPEKPYKYKSPPPPPPVYKSPPPPPPKKPYKYKSPPPPPTPVYKYKSPPPPPPVHKSPPPPPVYKSPPPPHYIYASPPPPHHY from the exons ATGAGGTCTTCAATGGCCTCTCTTACCGCTACTCTTCTACTGGTAGCAATCTCTCTCAGCTTGCCATCACAAACCGCAGCAAACTACGAATACTCCTCTCCTCCACCTCCTAAGAAATcgcctccaccaccacctcctccttaCCATTACAAATCCCCACCGCCCCCTCCTCCAGTGCattctcctccaccaccaccacacccTTACAAGTACAAGTCCCCTCCACCTCCTCCACCGGTGCATAAGTCTCCACCACCACCCAAAAAGCCCTACAAGTACAAGTCACCACCGCCTCCTCCAGTTCATTCTCCACCACCACTAGCACATCCTTACAAGTACAAGTCTCCACCCCCTCCTCCACCAGTTTACAAATACaagtctcctcctcctctaccACCAGTTTACAAGTCACCTCCCCCACCACCCAAGAAGCCGTACAAGTATAAATCTCCCCCACCACCTCCAATTTACaagtctcctcctcctccaccagtTTACAAGTCACCACCCCCACCACCCGAGAAGCCATACAAGTACAAGTCTCCCCCACCACCTCCTCCAGTTTACaagtctcctcctccacctcctcccAAGAAGCCTTACAAATACAAGTCTCCCCCACCACCTCCTACTCCAGTTTATAAATACaagtctcctcctccaccaccaccagtaCACAAGTCtcctccaccac caccagtatacaagtcaccaccaccaccccatTACATTTACGCATCACCCCCTCCACCTCACCATTACTAG
- the LOC118029272 gene encoding uncharacterized protein isoform X1 encodes MRSSMASLTATLLLVAISLSLPSQTAANYEYSSPPPPKKSPPPPPPPYHYKSPPPPPPVHSPPPPPHPYKYKSPPPPPPVHKSPPPPKKPYKYKSPPPPPVHSPPPLAHPYKYKSPPPPPPVYKYKSPPPLPPVYKSPPPPPKKPYKYKSPPPPPIYKSPPPPPVYKSPPPPPEKPYKYKSPPPPPPVYKSPPPPPPKKPYKYKSPPPPPTPVYKYKSPPPPPPVHKSPPPPPPKKSYKYKSPPPPPVYKSPPPPHYIYASPPPPHHY; translated from the exons ATGAGGTCTTCAATGGCCTCTCTTACCGCTACTCTTCTACTGGTAGCAATCTCTCTCAGCTTGCCATCACAAACCGCAGCAAACTACGAATACTCCTCTCCTCCACCTCCTAAGAAATcgcctccaccaccacctcctccttaCCATTACAAATCCCCACCGCCCCCTCCTCCAGTGCattctcctccaccaccaccacacccTTACAAGTACAAGTCCCCTCCACCTCCTCCACCGGTGCATAAGTCTCCACCACCACCCAAAAAGCCCTACAAGTACAAGTCACCACCGCCTCCTCCAGTTCATTCTCCACCACCACTAGCACATCCTTACAAGTACAAGTCTCCACCCCCTCCTCCACCAGTTTACAAATACaagtctcctcctcctctaccACCAGTTTACAAGTCACCTCCCCCACCACCCAAGAAGCCGTACAAGTATAAATCTCCCCCACCACCTCCAATTTACaagtctcctcctcctccaccagtTTACAAGTCACCACCCCCACCACCCGAGAAGCCATACAAGTACAAGTCTCCCCCACCACCTCCTCCAGTTTACaagtctcctcctccacctcctcccAAGAAGCCTTACAAATACAAGTCTCCCCCACCACCTCCTACTCCAGTTTATAAATACaagtctcctcctccaccaccaccagtaCACAAGTCtcctccaccacctcctcccAAGAAGTCATACAAATACAAGTCTCCTCCCCCAC caccagtatacaagtcaccaccaccaccccatTACATTTACGCATCACCCCCTCCACCTCACCATTACTAG
- the LOC118029272 gene encoding uncharacterized protein isoform X2 has protein sequence MRSSMASLTATLLLVAISLSLPSQTAANYEYSSPPPPKKSPPPPPPPYHYKSPPPPPPVHSPPPPPHPYKYKSPPPPPPVHKSPPPPKKPYKYKSPPPPPVHSPPPLAHPYKYKSPPPPPPVYKYKSPPPLPPVYKSPPPPPKKPYKYKSPPPPPIYKSPPPPPVYKSPPPPPPPVYKSPPPPPPKKPYKYKSPPPPPTPVYKYKSPPPPPPVHKSPPPPPPKKSYKYKSPPPPPVYKSPPPPHYIYASPPPPHHY, from the exons ATGAGGTCTTCAATGGCCTCTCTTACCGCTACTCTTCTACTGGTAGCAATCTCTCTCAGCTTGCCATCACAAACCGCAGCAAACTACGAATACTCCTCTCCTCCACCTCCTAAGAAATcgcctccaccaccacctcctccttaCCATTACAAATCCCCACCGCCCCCTCCTCCAGTGCattctcctccaccaccaccacacccTTACAAGTACAAGTCCCCTCCACCTCCTCCACCGGTGCATAAGTCTCCACCACCACCCAAAAAGCCCTACAAGTACAAGTCACCACCGCCTCCTCCAGTTCATTCTCCACCACCACTAGCACATCCTTACAAGTACAAGTCTCCACCCCCTCCTCCACCAGTTTACAAATACaagtctcctcctcctctaccACCAGTTTACAAGTCACCTCCCCCACCACCCAAGAAGCCGTACAAGTATAAATCTCCCCCACCACCTCCAATTTACaagtctcctcctcctccaccagtTTACAAGTCACCA CCCCCACCACCTCCTCCAGTTTACaagtctcctcctccacctcctcccAAGAAGCCTTACAAATACAAGTCTCCCCCACCACCTCCTACTCCAGTTTATAAATACaagtctcctcctccaccaccaccagtaCACAAGTCtcctccaccacctcctcccAAGAAGTCATACAAATACAAGTCTCCTCCCCCAC caccagtatacaagtcaccaccaccaccccatTACATTTACGCATCACCCCCTCCACCTCACCATTACTAG
- the LOC140955640 gene encoding uncharacterized protein: MGHQSSKKAELGIIDYSVSDNGIQNRNVIIRSRKEIVGEDEVSSSHSHISPSFGDLAREPLQPDPKEEAIACWEVGKVVLQVHDESHLMTQTLQRTSMQFLCIWNPVSFCVSKCFVAMNGLFSRFNMECLVSFVYAPNDGSLKKELWEYLANFKTSISKPWCLAGDFNETLFPSDRKRRSRISSAMISFKNCIDCCELIELPLNGKKFTWSRGNAASCIDRLFVSGDWLQSLPSSTLYGLSKNFSDHRPLHMLIDSMNWGPKPFQLMNCWWLISGFRKMIQDYWNSTLTICVKKPTTRCKKNKIISLDVDGTTLTKPSDVKIAVFDFFSKLYSRHDRPRASCRNLDFLKLKPTSLAALELPFSAKEIKAAVWECEGNKAPGPNSINFFFIRKAWNIIGGDIVRMIQNANKLKDFRPISLVRSLYKIISKLLATRMKQVLTEVISDHQTSFIKGRQIIDNVLIANEAIHFLKKRKGKGYLFKLDFHKTFDSVLWEYDNEVMVAMGFGSRWRGWIMQCISTAKMFMLVNGSLTRGCDLGLIEGIKIVQDGFSLSHLQFANDTLIFSSDSLLTSIEKKFRAFLWSGKEEGKKICNVRWSIISQPKNASGLGIGSLRDKNKALMFKWLWRFGSEESSMWKDVITSIYNTNYPTIILKHPIAGTGTTWSRIVNHCVTDSRLQDIVKHQSIILVGNGKRIKFWLDDWTTTGCLADQFPSLFWLSNNKEASLDKMGIWDSHAWFWLFNWTRPLRGRNYGFLDQINAILSTVHPDKDVEDRLVWKANSTESDVASLRASFDEHALVCSGFLCVSVASVLSTLVVKVTKAECGEAMAGLFVSDKKRKDGKILVLLQIWIEVEVCLASHPGVAPHMHL; the protein is encoded by the exons ATGGGACATCAAAGTTCCAAGAAAGCTGAGTTAGGTATAATTGATTACTCTGTCTCTGATAATGGAATCCAGAATAGAAATGTTATTATTCGATCTAGGAAGGAAATAGTTGGTGAAGATGAAGTGAGCAGTTCGCACTCTCATATCTCTCCATCATTTGGTGATCTGGCACGTGAACCATTGCAACCTGACCCTAAGGAAGAAGCAATTGCTTGCTGGGAAGTGGGAAAAGTAGTATTGCAAGTCCATGATGAAAGCCACCTCATGACACAGACGTTGCAGA GAACTAGTATGCAGTTCCTATGCATATGGAACCcagtttctttttgtgtttccaAATGCTTTGTTGCTATGAATGGTTTGTTTTCTCGGTTCAATATGGAATGTTTGGTGTCTTTTGTGTATGCTCCAAATGATGGCTCATTGAAGAAGGAACTGTGGGAATACCTTGCTAATTTCAAAACCAGCATTAGCAAGCCATGGTGTCTTGCAGGTGACTTCAACGAAACTCTTTTCCCATCAGACAGAAAAAGACGCTCTAGAATCTCTTCTGCGATGATAAGCTTTAAGAATTGTATTGATTGTTGTGAACTCATTGAACTTCCTTTAAATGGGAAGAAGTTCACTTGGTCAAGGGGAAATGCTGCGAGTTGTATTGATAGACTGTTTGTATCGGGTGATTGGCTTCAGTCTCTCCCATCTTCTACTCTGTATGGGCTGTCGAAGAACTTCTCTGACCATAGACCTCTACATATGCTGATAGACTCTATGAACTGGGGACCAAAGCCATTTCAGCTTATGAACTGTTGGTGGCTCATATCTGGCTTTAGAAAGATGATCCAGGACTATTGGAATTCAACCTTGACAATCTGTGTTAAAAAAC ccacaacaagatgcaaaaagaATAAGATTATCTCCTTGGATGTTGATGGAACGACTTTAACTAAACCGTCTGATGTGAAGATAGctgtctttgattttttcagtaAGTTATACTCTCGGCATGACAGACCGAGAGCCTCCTGCCGTAATCTAGACTTCCTAAAGCTTAAGCCCACATCGTTGGCTGCTTTAGAACTTCCATTCTCTGCTAAGGAGATAAAAGCTGCAGTTTGGGAGTGTGAAGGAAACAAAGCTCCAGGTCCTAatagtattaattttttctttattaggaAAGCATGGAACATTATAGGAGGGGATATTGTTCGAATG ATACAAAATGCCAATAAGTTGAAAGATTTTAGGCCTATCAGTCTAGTAAGAAGCCTTTACAAGATCATTTCAAAGCTACTAGCAACCAGGATGAAGCAAGTTCTGACAGAAGTCATTAGTGATCACCAAACTTCTTTTATAAAAGGAAGGCAAATCATAGACAATGTTTTGATAGCAAATGAGGCGATTCATTTCttaaagaagagaaagggcAAAGGATATCTCTTCAAACTAGACTTTCACAAAACTTTTGATTCTGTGTTATGGGAATACGATAATGAAGTAATGGTTGCTATGGGTTTCGGGAGCAGGTGGCGCGGTTGGATCATGCAATGCATTTCAACAGCAAAGATGTTTATGCTTGTCAATGGATCTCTAACG CGAGGCTGTGATTTGGGTTTGATCGAGGGTATTAAGATTGTCCAGGATGGATTTTCTTTATCTCACCTTCAATTTGCAAATGACACTCTTATCTTCAGCTCAGACTCCTTGCTTA CCTCTATTGAAAAGAAATTCAGAGCCTTTTTGTGGTCAGGAAAAGAGGAAGGCAAGAAAATATGCAATGTTAGATGGTCAATTATTTCTCAGCCAAAAAATGCTAGTGGTCTTGGGATCGGATCTCTAAGGGACAAAAACAAAGCACTGATGTTCAAATGGCTATGGAGGTTTGGTTCGGAGGAGTCGAGCATGTGGAAGGATGTGATTACCAGCATATACAACACTAACTACCCCACAATTATTCTGAAACATCCTATTGCAGGTACTGGAACTACTTGGTCTCGTATTGTTAATCATTGTGTTACAGATTCCAGACTGCAAGACATTGTGAAACATCAATCTATTATACTTGTTGGAAATGGTAAGAGGATTAAATTCTGGCTTGATGACTGGACAACTACTGGTTGCCTGGCGGATCAGTTTCCTTCCCTATTCTGGTTATCCAATAATAAAGAAGCAAGCCTTGATAAGATGGGGATATGGGATAGTCATGCTTGGTTCTGGTTATTCAACTGGACTAGACCCTTGCGAGGTAGAAACTATGGTTTTCTAGACCAAATAAACGCCATTCTTTCGACAGTACATCCGGATAAAGATGTAGAGGATAGATTAGTTTGGAAAGCCAACTCCACTG AATCTGATGTTGCAAGTCTAAGGGCTTCTTTTGATGAGCATGCTCTTGTCTGCTCTGGTTTTCTCTGTGTTAGTGTGGCGAGTGTTCTTAGTACTCTTGTTGTTAAGGTGACAAAGGCTGAATGTGGAGAGGCCATGGCTGGTCTTTTTGTTTCGGATAAGAAGAGGAAAGACGGAAAGATTCTTGTTTTACTTCAAATCTGGATCGAGGTAGAAGTCTGCTTGGCATCTCATCCTGGTGTGGCTCCTCATATGCATCTTTAA